In Aurantimicrobium minutum, the following proteins share a genomic window:
- a CDS encoding fumarylacetoacetate hydrolase family protein, with protein MTEYRRILLDGAAVQTVRDGEFLVAADGRRVAIEDAQHLPPSEPTKIIAVHLNYDSRTKEFMTKLPDAPTYFHKPITAINSHKGAVVRPEGCKWLNYEGEIVIVIGKTCRNISPEEAGDYIAGYTVGNDYGLHDFRDTDAGSMLRVKGSDTLAPVGPGLVTDWDFRNKMIRTYVNGKVKQEDNTDNMEWDMHYLVADIARTITLVPGDILFSGTPAFSRPVQPGDVVEVEVEGLGKLTNHIVVGPTPIRTDVGAQPTESEEVISTALGGDWEFRGIRTPSKDLYPSTVEEKE; from the coding sequence GTGACTGAATATCGTCGAATCCTGCTTGACGGCGCTGCGGTGCAAACCGTACGCGACGGAGAGTTCCTTGTTGCCGCCGACGGCCGTCGTGTAGCTATCGAAGATGCGCAACATCTGCCACCTTCGGAGCCCACCAAGATCATTGCTGTTCACCTGAACTACGACAGTCGCACCAAGGAGTTCATGACCAAGCTCCCTGATGCCCCCACCTACTTCCACAAGCCCATCACGGCAATCAACAGCCACAAGGGGGCTGTTGTGCGCCCCGAAGGCTGCAAGTGGTTGAACTATGAGGGTGAAATCGTCATCGTGATCGGAAAGACCTGCCGCAACATTAGCCCAGAGGAAGCCGGCGACTACATCGCCGGATACACCGTGGGTAATGACTATGGACTGCACGACTTCCGCGACACTGACGCCGGCTCCATGTTGCGTGTGAAGGGTTCAGACACCCTGGCTCCCGTCGGCCCTGGTCTGGTTACTGACTGGGACTTCCGCAACAAGATGATTCGCACCTATGTCAACGGTAAGGTCAAGCAAGAAGACAACACTGACAACATGGAATGGGACATGCACTATCTGGTTGCAGATATTGCGCGCACCATCACCTTGGTTCCTGGTGACATACTCTTTTCGGGAACCCCCGCCTTCTCACGTCCAGTTCAACCTGGTGATGTTGTCGAGGTTGAAGTTGAAGGCCTCGGTAAGTTGACCAACCACATCGTTGTCGGCCCCACTCCGATCCGCACAGACGTGGGAGCGCAACCCACTGAGAGTGAAGAAGTAATTTCAACCGCTTTAGGAGGGGATTGGGAGTTCCGCGGAATTCGCACACCCTCTAAAGACCTATATCCATCAACCGTGGAGGAAAAAGAATAA
- a CDS encoding NAD(P)/FAD-dependent oxidoreductase, translated as MTRPVVIVGASMGGLRAAETLRKSGYEDRLVVIGDEPHAPYNRPPLSKEVLAEQVDHAAVAFPLSEVLDDVEWVLGNAVVSADLESQSITLADGQHLEYSCLIIATGLRPRRLDLPGQPQSGAHAIRTLDDAMSLRAELKPGAKVVVYGAGFIGCEAAATATKLGATVTVVGKGPVPMLRPLGQQLAEDIQRRHEAHGVRFVMNTYLTRILGEEKVTGVVLDNGETLECDVLIESIGSLPNTEFLEGNDIDIESGVHVNSTLHALRKDGTAWSNVFAIGDVARFPIPQFDPTTRRVEHWNIPTEMARKVGKQVALQLGEDLEAHATELAKNFAPIPSFWSDQFEVSLLAYGLLDQGEEVRLLEGEVGGDCIYGYFKGDDMVGVCGIGMRSKVMGYRNKVGITVS; from the coding sequence ATGACCCGTCCCGTAGTTATTGTCGGGGCCTCAATGGGTGGACTTCGCGCCGCGGAAACACTCCGCAAGAGTGGTTACGAGGATCGTCTGGTCGTCATTGGCGACGAACCACACGCACCGTATAACCGACCACCGCTGTCCAAAGAGGTTCTCGCTGAACAGGTAGACCACGCCGCGGTGGCCTTTCCTCTTTCAGAAGTACTTGACGATGTCGAGTGGGTGTTAGGCAACGCAGTCGTCAGTGCAGACCTCGAGTCACAGTCCATCACGCTCGCAGATGGTCAACATCTGGAATACAGCTGCCTCATTATTGCAACCGGCCTTCGTCCGCGAAGGCTTGATTTGCCCGGCCAACCACAATCTGGTGCTCACGCAATTCGCACTCTCGATGACGCGATGTCATTAAGAGCAGAGCTTAAGCCTGGTGCGAAGGTTGTGGTTTACGGAGCAGGCTTTATTGGATGCGAAGCAGCTGCCACGGCAACAAAGCTCGGTGCCACTGTCACCGTCGTGGGCAAGGGTCCGGTTCCTATGTTGCGTCCGCTTGGGCAGCAGCTCGCTGAAGATATTCAGCGTCGCCACGAGGCACACGGTGTTCGTTTTGTGATGAACACCTACCTGACCAGAATCCTGGGGGAGGAGAAGGTCACCGGTGTTGTGTTGGATAACGGGGAAACTCTGGAATGTGATGTTCTCATTGAGTCCATCGGTTCACTTCCAAATACGGAGTTCCTCGAAGGTAATGACATTGACATCGAGTCAGGTGTTCATGTCAATTCCACGCTGCATGCATTGCGTAAAGATGGAACTGCGTGGAGTAACGTCTTTGCAATAGGTGATGTGGCTCGATTCCCCATCCCACAGTTTGACCCCACAACTCGTCGCGTTGAGCACTGGAATATTCCGACAGAAATGGCGCGAAAGGTAGGCAAGCAGGTTGCTCTGCAATTGGGAGAAGATCTCGAGGCACACGCAACAGAGCTCGCGAAAAACTTTGCACCCATCCCTTCGTTCTGGAGTGATCAATTTGAGGTGAGCCTGCTTGCCTACGGATTGTTAGATCAAGGTGAAGAGGTGCGACTTCTTGAGGGGGAAGTTGGGGGAGATTGCATCTACGGATATTTCAAGGGCGATGACATGGTGGGAGTATGCGGAATAGGCATGCGTTCAAAAGTTATGGGTTACCGCAATAAAGTGGGCATTACGGTTTCATAA
- a CDS encoding type 1 glutamine amidotransferase produces MKALVIQHDHVSPTGPLGRRLKHHGFEITEFLVVPKESFKAPNVTVDFPDTDDFDLVVFLGAPWGAWDDNCIGNWLTPEIELCRELVTSNKPVLGICFGGQLMARALGGTVAPGQHPEIGWTYIWSDDQSLVSNGPWFQFHYDRFTVPPGAQEIARNPVAPQAFTINRSLGVQFHPELDSAALKGWLDEGGWPSVAEDHQDGEIMLAQTKAEDAAGEARTYALVDAFLTRVAQLV; encoded by the coding sequence GTGAAAGCTTTAGTAATTCAGCACGATCACGTGAGCCCCACGGGCCCACTAGGGCGCCGACTAAAACACCACGGCTTTGAGATCACAGAGTTTCTTGTTGTCCCTAAAGAGTCGTTCAAAGCGCCCAACGTTACGGTGGATTTTCCCGATACAGACGATTTTGACTTAGTTGTCTTTCTGGGAGCTCCCTGGGGTGCATGGGATGACAATTGCATAGGAAATTGGCTCACTCCTGAAATAGAGCTGTGTCGCGAGCTCGTCACATCAAACAAGCCAGTACTGGGCATTTGTTTTGGCGGACAGCTCATGGCACGTGCATTGGGTGGGACGGTGGCACCTGGACAACATCCAGAGATTGGCTGGACCTATATCTGGAGTGACGATCAATCGCTCGTGAGCAATGGTCCGTGGTTCCAATTCCACTATGACCGCTTTACTGTTCCACCGGGAGCTCAGGAAATTGCTCGTAACCCCGTAGCCCCACAAGCCTTCACCATTAACCGCTCATTGGGCGTGCAGTTTCATCCAGAGCTAGATTCTGCAGCCCTCAAAGGCTGGCTCGATGAAGGCGGTTGGCCCAGCGTTGCAGAAGATCACCAAGATGGAGAAATAATGCTTGCACAAACCAAGGCTGAAGATGCCGCTGGTGAAGCGCGTACCTATGCACTGGTTGACGCATTTCTCACGAGAGTTGCTCAGTTGGTTTGA
- a CDS encoding MarR family winged helix-turn-helix transcriptional regulator, with translation MTGSHTLGETEARVANRLSHMQLDFEAMAVTSNLFRAASAVRNHFERNVLAESGLSWTAFVVLWVTWIWEPAETRDIAAEAGISKATLTGVLSTLEKMDLVLRSRSTEDGRLVLVTLTTKGQTLMETLFPAFNRQEVEVVSPVADNKRGDLADMLRAITAKIEG, from the coding sequence ATGACTGGAAGCCACACACTCGGCGAAACTGAAGCACGCGTTGCTAACCGCCTGAGTCACATGCAACTCGACTTTGAGGCGATGGCTGTCACTTCCAATTTGTTTCGCGCAGCGAGTGCTGTGCGCAATCACTTTGAACGAAATGTTCTTGCCGAGAGCGGGTTGAGCTGGACTGCTTTTGTTGTTCTCTGGGTGACCTGGATTTGGGAACCAGCAGAAACTCGCGACATCGCAGCAGAGGCCGGAATCTCCAAGGCAACGCTGACAGGTGTGTTGAGCACACTCGAAAAGATGGACCTTGTGTTGCGCTCTCGCAGCACTGAAGATGGTCGACTTGTGTTGGTCACGTTGACCACCAAGGGACAGACCTTGATGGAGACATTGTTTCCAGCCTTCAACCGTCAAGAGGTTGAAGTTGTTTCACCTGTGGCAGATAACAAGCGCGGTGACTTAGCTGACATGCTGCGTGCGATTACAGCAAAAATCGAAGGCTAG
- a CDS encoding gamma-glutamyl-gamma-aminobutyrate hydrolase family protein: MARPRIAILARFAESTSATRYAAIVTARRLAEMVWAAGGEPLTMLPVSGSDWSDRLRGIDGVLMPGGADINPRTYGQEISSEHVYDVDDLADEADISLVKHALQTSIPFFAICRGLQITNVALGGTLVQHMEQPHQHHVAPVTIEKYLDELGLSTASLQASCYHHQMIDQVAPGLEVIGRSTEGYVEAVKINAPGWAFGVQWHPEDNYDTNAAQLEILSRFVSEAASFAAKN; this comes from the coding sequence ATGGCTCGCCCCCGGATTGCCATTCTTGCCAGGTTTGCTGAAAGCACATCAGCAACGAGATACGCCGCCATTGTGACCGCTCGTCGGTTAGCAGAAATGGTCTGGGCCGCCGGCGGCGAACCTCTGACTATGTTGCCTGTGTCGGGAAGCGACTGGTCAGATCGCCTCCGCGGAATAGATGGCGTGCTGATGCCTGGTGGGGCTGACATCAACCCTCGAACATACGGCCAAGAGATTTCTTCGGAACACGTTTACGACGTTGACGATCTTGCTGATGAAGCAGACATCTCTTTGGTGAAACATGCCCTGCAGACCTCAATCCCGTTCTTTGCCATTTGTCGAGGGCTTCAAATCACGAACGTGGCACTGGGCGGAACACTTGTGCAACACATGGAGCAGCCGCACCAGCACCATGTTGCTCCCGTCACCATTGAGAAATACCTCGACGAATTGGGCTTAAGCACGGCTTCGTTGCAGGCTTCCTGTTATCACCATCAAATGATTGATCAGGTTGCCCCTGGCCTGGAAGTGATTGGACGCTCAACAGAAGGCTACGTCGAAGCAGTGAAGATTAATGCTCCTGGATGGGCCTTCGGTGTGCAGTGGCACCCCGAAGATAACTACGACACCAATGCTGCGCAGCTCGAGATACTTTCTCGTTTTGTCAGTGAAGCAGCATCTTTCGCCGCTAAGAACTAG
- a CDS encoding catechol 1,2-dioxygenase, whose translation MGEVVGAAILAHVPTIMLPKETRLELNEGKEISLVPGLEKLRKDVMETLDYDTVIVLDSHWATTVEFVITSHDHREGKYTAEELPRGMSQIPYSFKGDRELAESVVKYDEKNGTWITPISDPYLPIMYATVNLWDYLGKGLDKRWVSVSVCQTATTEDFLRAGRALGEAIRDSDRKVLLLASGALSHTFYKLRDLRKHEASDPSHIFSPEARAADEERIEWFKAGDHKRVLETMPEFMKYKPEANFSHYLTMAGAIGEEANTSKGVMYSDYENSVGTGQVHIYFPKPEGGFPLPKDMVLSRD comes from the coding sequence ATGGGCGAAGTAGTAGGCGCTGCAATTCTTGCGCACGTACCCACAATCATGCTCCCCAAGGAGACTCGCCTTGAGCTCAATGAGGGCAAAGAAATCTCTCTCGTTCCTGGCCTAGAAAAGCTGCGCAAGGACGTCATGGAGACGCTCGACTACGACACCGTTATCGTGCTTGACTCGCACTGGGCTACCACAGTTGAGTTTGTCATTACTTCACACGACCACCGTGAGGGAAAGTACACCGCTGAAGAACTCCCTCGCGGAATGTCCCAGATTCCCTACTCCTTCAAGGGTGACCGTGAGCTCGCTGAGTCGGTGGTCAAGTATGACGAAAAGAACGGAACATGGATTACCCCCATTTCCGACCCCTACCTGCCCATCATGTATGCCACCGTCAACCTGTGGGACTACCTCGGTAAGGGACTAGACAAGCGTTGGGTTTCCGTCTCGGTGTGCCAGACAGCAACCACCGAAGACTTCTTGCGTGCAGGTCGTGCCCTCGGTGAAGCTATTCGTGACTCAGACCGCAAGGTTCTTCTCTTGGCTTCGGGTGCACTTTCACACACCTTCTACAAGCTGCGTGATCTGCGTAAGCACGAAGCCAGTGACCCCAGCCACATATTCTCTCCAGAAGCACGTGCTGCTGATGAAGAACGCATCGAATGGTTCAAGGCAGGAGATCACAAGCGTGTTCTTGAGACCATGCCTGAATTCATGAAGTACAAGCCAGAGGCTAACTTCAGCCACTACCTCACCATGGCTGGCGCCATTGGTGAAGAGGCCAACACCTCTAAAGGTGTGATGTACTCAGACTACGAGAACTCGGTCGGCACCGGTCAGGTTCACATCTACTTCCCGAAGCCCGAAGGTGGCTTCCCTCTTCCAAAGGACATGGTTCTCTCACGTGACTGA
- a CDS encoding NAD(P)-dependent alcohol dehydrogenase → MTTQVRAVGAKSEKAPLETIEITRRDVLPEDVRIAIDYSGICHSDIHTVRGDWGDMPYPVVPGHEIIGRVVEVGDKVTKYSVGDLVGVGVIVKSCGECDNCKAGDEHFCQGPTGPLLTYAEADPYMPGSSTHGGYSREIVTTEKFVYRIPENLDKAAAAPLLCAGITVYSPLKHWGAGPGKTVGVAGVGGLGHMAVKFAHALGAHTVALTTSPEKVELCKSLGADEVLITSDSEAMKASAEKFDLIISTLPGDHDMNPYLDLLGQDGSYVVVGAVGNMTHSFSLPKLMKRHRSIAGSQIGSTRETQEMLDFCGEHNIVADIELINADYINEAYDRVVAGDVQFRFVIDAQTI, encoded by the coding sequence ATGACCACTCAGGTTCGCGCTGTCGGAGCGAAGTCAGAAAAAGCACCTTTGGAAACAATAGAAATCACACGCCGTGATGTCCTGCCTGAAGACGTGCGTATTGCCATTGACTACTCAGGAATTTGTCACTCGGACATTCACACCGTTCGTGGTGACTGGGGAGATATGCCCTACCCCGTCGTGCCAGGTCACGAAATCATTGGTCGAGTTGTTGAAGTTGGCGACAAAGTAACCAAATACTCTGTCGGTGACCTTGTGGGTGTGGGCGTCATAGTCAAAAGCTGTGGAGAATGTGACAACTGCAAGGCGGGTGATGAACACTTCTGCCAAGGGCCTACTGGGCCTCTGCTGACCTATGCAGAGGCAGACCCTTACATGCCAGGCTCCTCCACCCATGGGGGATACTCACGTGAAATCGTGACCACGGAGAAATTCGTTTACCGTATTCCCGAAAACCTCGACAAAGCAGCCGCTGCACCTTTGCTGTGTGCTGGAATCACTGTCTATTCCCCTCTGAAGCACTGGGGCGCAGGCCCAGGTAAAACCGTCGGTGTAGCAGGTGTTGGAGGGCTTGGCCACATGGCAGTGAAGTTTGCGCATGCACTCGGTGCCCACACTGTTGCATTGACCACAAGCCCTGAAAAGGTCGAGCTGTGTAAGTCTCTCGGCGCCGATGAAGTTCTCATCACAAGCGACAGCGAAGCGATGAAGGCATCAGCAGAAAAGTTTGATCTCATCATCTCAACACTTCCCGGAGACCACGATATGAATCCATATCTTGACCTTCTTGGTCAAGATGGTAGCTATGTCGTTGTAGGTGCTGTGGGGAACATGACGCACTCTTTCTCCCTACCTAAGTTGATGAAGCGCCACCGTTCCATTGCAGGATCTCAAATTGGTTCTACCCGGGAGACCCAAGAAATGTTGGATTTCTGTGGCGAGCACAACATCGTCGCTGATATTGAACTCATCAATGCTGACTACATCAACGAAGCTTATGACCGAGTGGTCGCAGGTGATGTGCAATTCCGGTTCGTTATTGACGCCCAAACAATATAG
- a CDS encoding ferredoxin yields MLKIHVDMEKCQHYGQCVFDAPNVFRLNDDDKLEYEATADDSEQDNVQLAVDICPMQAISFTKAD; encoded by the coding sequence ATGCTCAAGATTCATGTCGACATGGAAAAGTGCCAGCACTACGGACAGTGCGTCTTTGACGCACCAAACGTATTCCGTCTCAACGATGACGACAAGCTGGAATACGAAGCAACGGCGGATGACAGCGAACAGGACAACGTCCAGCTCGCAGTAGACATCTGCCCTATGCAGGCAATTTCCTTCACAAAAGCAGACTAA
- a CDS encoding cytochrome P450, with amino-acid sequence MATRSLADLDVFDNGAPWDLFAELRANDPVNWSDETDGGSGFWSVMRYHDIVKVLRDPETFTSSHFTNLEELEPDQEEARRSLLDSDGTRHRALRRLLQNDFTPNNVAKYETFLRGLTATTLDNAFAKGEFDFLHDVAADYPIRVLARLLEIPDTDIENIIRWGNAMIGSSDPSLTDLLPTDPESEKYRLVPFRSPAALEVFAYGDELKRQRLGRNGTDIISTMINSVPMDGKPLTDQEYHTNFLLLIVAGHETTRQTIAHTMNNLMNNPEVIAYLQENPQDIPWAVEEFLRYASPIYHFRRTATKDVEFGGKEIKAGQKVVTWFASGNRDPEVFADPEKMIPTRMPNEHMTFGRGGPHMCLGNALARIELIIMFEDVIRRIDKMERTGPMDFVHSNFIHGIKSMPVKVTLR; translated from the coding sequence ATGGCCACTCGCTCCCTCGCCGACCTCGACGTTTTTGATAACGGTGCCCCGTGGGATCTGTTTGCCGAACTTCGTGCAAACGACCCTGTGAACTGGAGCGATGAAACAGACGGTGGTTCTGGCTTCTGGTCTGTTATGCGCTACCACGACATTGTGAAAGTGCTACGTGACCCTGAAACATTCACCAGTAGCCACTTCACCAACCTGGAAGAGCTCGAGCCTGATCAAGAAGAGGCACGTCGTTCTTTGCTCGACTCTGACGGTACTCGTCACCGCGCGCTGCGCCGTCTGCTTCAGAATGATTTCACCCCCAACAATGTTGCAAAGTACGAGACCTTCCTTCGTGGCCTCACTGCGACAACGCTGGACAATGCATTCGCTAAGGGTGAGTTCGACTTCTTGCACGATGTTGCGGCTGATTACCCCATTCGTGTTCTCGCACGACTTCTAGAAATCCCAGACACCGATATTGAGAACATCATTCGGTGGGGTAACGCCATGATCGGTTCCAGCGACCCCAGCCTGACCGATCTTCTTCCGACCGACCCTGAAAGTGAAAAGTACCGCTTGGTGCCTTTCCGTTCGCCAGCAGCTCTTGAAGTTTTTGCTTACGGTGATGAACTCAAGCGTCAGCGTCTTGGCCGCAATGGAACTGACATCATCTCCACAATGATTAACAGCGTTCCTATGGACGGCAAGCCATTGACCGATCAGGAATACCACACCAACTTCCTGCTGCTGATTGTGGCGGGTCACGAGACCACTCGTCAGACCATCGCTCACACCATGAACAACCTCATGAACAACCCTGAGGTCATTGCCTACCTGCAGGAAAACCCTCAGGACATCCCTTGGGCAGTTGAAGAATTCCTACGCTACGCAAGCCCCATTTACCATTTCCGTCGCACCGCAACCAAAGACGTGGAATTTGGTGGCAAGGAAATTAAGGCCGGCCAAAAAGTCGTCACCTGGTTTGCATCTGGAAACCGTGACCCAGAGGTTTTCGCAGACCCTGAGAAGATGATCCCCACTCGCATGCCAAATGAACACATGACATTCGGTCGTGGTGGCCCCCACATGTGCTTGGGTAACGCTCTTGCACGTATTGAGCTCATCATCATGTTTGAAGATGTCATTCGCCGAATCGACAAGATGGAGCGCACCGGCCCTATGGACTTTGTGCACTCCAACTTCATCCACGGCATCAAATCAATGCCTGTGAAGGTAACCCTTCGCTAA
- a CDS encoding agmatine deiminase family protein produces MPAEWAEHERTWMAWPSSGYTLGETEELANEARKCWSDVANTIVRFEPVTILVDPSAVDEAKKWLDPQVEILVAQLDDAWMRDIGPTFVRDSSGKLAGVNWIFNGWGGQSWASWEHDSQAATKILDSIGVPRIDSPLTNEGGGIHVNGSRTVMITETVQLDPGRNPDWTKEQVEAELHRTLGVDHVIWMPRGLTRDYDEFGTRGHIDIVACFANEDTVLFHDQKNQEHPDYWISQEVRRVLKAVRDSEGNKLNVISVPAPEVLQDDEGWVDYSYINHYVCNGAVILCAFDDANDEKAKKVLSKAYPGREIVLVDARPLFARGGGIHCITQQQPKE; encoded by the coding sequence ATGCCAGCTGAATGGGCTGAGCATGAGCGCACTTGGATGGCTTGGCCTTCCTCCGGTTACACCCTCGGTGAAACGGAGGAGCTCGCCAATGAAGCACGAAAGTGTTGGTCAGATGTGGCCAACACCATCGTGCGCTTCGAGCCGGTCACCATCCTGGTTGATCCCAGTGCAGTTGACGAAGCCAAGAAGTGGTTAGATCCTCAGGTTGAGATCTTGGTTGCCCAGCTCGATGACGCGTGGATGCGAGACATTGGTCCCACGTTTGTTCGCGACAGCTCAGGAAAGCTCGCTGGAGTGAACTGGATTTTCAATGGCTGGGGCGGCCAAAGTTGGGCAAGCTGGGAACACGATTCCCAAGCAGCCACCAAGATTCTGGACTCCATCGGTGTTCCCCGGATTGACTCCCCACTGACCAATGAGGGTGGTGGAATCCACGTCAATGGTTCTCGCACCGTCATGATTACCGAAACAGTTCAGCTTGATCCAGGCCGCAACCCTGACTGGACTAAAGAACAAGTAGAAGCAGAACTACATCGCACGCTCGGAGTTGATCACGTGATCTGGATGCCACGAGGTCTCACGCGTGACTATGACGAATTCGGAACTCGTGGACACATTGACATCGTGGCGTGTTTTGCCAACGAGGACACTGTTCTTTTTCATGATCAAAAGAACCAAGAACACCCCGACTACTGGATCAGCCAAGAGGTGCGCAGAGTCCTCAAGGCGGTTCGAGATTCAGAAGGAAACAAGCTCAACGTCATTTCAGTGCCTGCACCGGAAGTATTGCAGGATGACGAAGGCTGGGTCGACTACAGCTACATCAACCATTACGTGTGCAACGGCGCAGTGATTTTGTGTGCATTCGATGACGCAAACGATGAGAAAGCCAAAAAGGTACTCTCAAAGGCCTACCCCGGTCGTGAAATCGTGCTCGTGGACGCTCGCCCGCTGTTTGCTCGTGGTGGCGGTATTCACTGCATTACGCAGCAGCAACCCAAGGAGTAG
- a CDS encoding aldehyde dehydrogenase — protein MSTISVAGAEIDTRHYIGGQRVSSAQTYTNTSPIEGTFLGEISRGGQEEVDAAVAAARAAFPAWAKLGPQGRGVLLHKLADLIEENNETLSQLETMDNGSLLRSHRRGVMPRVAMNIRFFADWALNDLHHEPFETRGHTNNVSWDPSGVAALITPWNAPLMLATWKIGPALAAGDTVVLKPAEWTPLSASFFADLTKQAGIPDGVFNVVQGYGKEAGAALVAHPDINRISFTGSVPTAKVIARAAADNLTPCSFELGGKSPMIVLEDADLDLAAEIAVEQYDNAGQVCLSGTRIFVHENVADEFAKKFGEKAAAIKQGDPRDEGTDIGPQIHQVHFDRVKGFVDRAKAEGQEIVWGGEPNEELGGLFFKPTLVKNPTPGSEIVSSEIFGPVLCMMTFNTDEEVIEKANGTEFGLAAVVVSGNKEHAKKITDEIVAGTIWVNCFFVRDLRAPFGGSKKSGIGRDGGTWSFDFYADVKNTVVSPNGWKE, from the coding sequence ATGAGCACAATTAGCGTCGCCGGTGCCGAGATCGACACCCGCCACTATATTGGCGGTCAGCGCGTCTCCTCCGCCCAGACCTATACCAACACCTCTCCCATCGAGGGAACCTTCCTCGGAGAAATCTCCCGCGGAGGACAGGAAGAAGTAGATGCTGCTGTTGCAGCAGCACGTGCGGCTTTTCCCGCTTGGGCCAAGCTTGGCCCCCAAGGTCGTGGTGTATTGCTTCACAAACTTGCAGACCTCATTGAAGAAAATAACGAGACACTTTCACAGCTCGAAACAATGGACAATGGTTCATTACTGCGCTCCCACCGCCGGGGAGTCATGCCTCGCGTGGCAATGAACATTCGATTCTTCGCAGACTGGGCACTCAACGATCTACACCACGAACCCTTCGAAACTCGTGGTCACACCAACAACGTCAGCTGGGATCCTTCTGGTGTAGCAGCACTGATTACTCCCTGGAACGCCCCCTTGATGTTGGCAACCTGGAAGATCGGCCCCGCGCTCGCCGCAGGAGACACTGTCGTGCTCAAGCCAGCCGAGTGGACACCACTGAGTGCGTCATTCTTTGCTGACCTCACCAAGCAGGCGGGTATTCCCGATGGCGTCTTCAACGTTGTGCAAGGCTACGGAAAAGAAGCCGGAGCTGCACTGGTTGCACACCCTGACATCAACCGCATCTCCTTCACTGGCTCAGTTCCCACCGCCAAGGTTATTGCTCGTGCAGCAGCTGACAACCTGACACCTTGCTCCTTCGAACTTGGTGGCAAGAGCCCCATGATTGTTCTCGAAGATGCAGATCTTGACCTTGCTGCAGAAATTGCGGTTGAACAATACGACAACGCTGGGCAGGTGTGTCTGTCAGGAACACGTATTTTCGTTCACGAAAACGTGGCAGATGAGTTTGCGAAAAAGTTTGGGGAAAAGGCGGCAGCAATCAAGCAAGGTGACCCTCGCGATGAGGGCACCGACATTGGCCCACAAATTCACCAAGTCCACTTCGACAGGGTGAAGGGTTTTGTTGATCGTGCTAAGGCAGAAGGCCAAGAGATTGTCTGGGGCGGTGAACCCAACGAAGAGTTGGGCGGACTGTTCTTCAAGCCAACCTTGGTGAAGAACCCAACCCCTGGTTCAGAGATTGTCTCGAGCGAAATCTTTGGTCCTGTGCTGTGCATGATGACCTTCAACACCGATGAGGAAGTCATTGAGAAAGCCAACGGCACAGAGTTTGGACTTGCCGCCGTTGTGGTCTCCGGAAATAAGGAGCACGCCAAGAAAATCACTGACGAGATAGTGGCCGGAACAATCTGGGTCAACTGCTTCTTTGTTCGTGACCTGCGTGCACCATTCGGAGGTTCCAAGAAGTCAGGCATTGGCCGCGATGGCGGCACATGGTCTTTCGACTTCTATGCAGATGTAAAGAACACCGTAGTTTCACCAAATGGATGGAAGGAATAA